From a single Meiothermus sp. Pnk-1 genomic region:
- a CDS encoding baseplate J/gp47 family protein, whose protein sequence is MAEAYTFKSLDESLWEMLALWWGRTGIEPDTEPGSVLRTLFEAVAFQVEDLTYRFDRQAEAAIARAAFTAFNFQPRQATQAQTLLRFRRPVPQPAPLRIPKGFRVARFDGVEYETLVEGAIAAGQVLADIPAIAVEPGENGNCPAGAIIVPRSPLPGLEGVSNPQPATGGSDAETLEQQQARFARYIATLQGGTLAGLEAAALLAESPDGERITQALVLDPVVDPSIPAGTVYLYVDNGTASVTPAMLTYLRNTLDAGRPAGIDLRVLAAQPIAVNVTFSLRGTPAALEAAKSAAQSYIKNLGIGEKVSRENLITALTIAHPDIREVDLTDPAGDEMIPMGYRAVLGTLSGALQ, encoded by the coding sequence ATGGCTGAGGCCTACACCTTCAAAAGCTTGGATGAATCCCTGTGGGAGATGCTGGCGCTGTGGTGGGGCCGTACCGGAATAGAGCCGGATACCGAGCCGGGGAGCGTGCTGCGCACGCTCTTCGAAGCGGTGGCCTTTCAGGTTGAGGACCTGACCTACCGCTTTGATCGTCAGGCGGAAGCGGCTATCGCTCGGGCGGCCTTCACCGCGTTCAACTTTCAGCCGCGCCAGGCCACCCAGGCCCAGACCCTGCTCCGCTTTCGGCGCCCGGTGCCCCAGCCCGCCCCGCTGCGGATCCCCAAGGGCTTCCGGGTAGCGCGGTTTGACGGGGTGGAGTACGAAACCCTGGTAGAGGGGGCTATTGCCGCCGGACAGGTGTTGGCGGACATCCCGGCCATCGCGGTTGAGCCGGGGGAAAACGGCAATTGCCCGGCGGGAGCCATCATTGTTCCGCGCAGCCCCCTACCGGGCCTGGAAGGGGTCAGCAACCCCCAGCCCGCCACCGGGGGATCGGACGCGGAGACCCTCGAGCAGCAGCAAGCGCGCTTCGCCCGTTACATCGCTACGCTGCAGGGGGGAACCCTGGCCGGGCTCGAGGCCGCCGCGCTCTTGGCAGAAAGCCCCGACGGAGAGCGCATCACCCAGGCGCTAGTACTCGATCCGGTGGTAGACCCGTCGATCCCCGCGGGCACAGTCTATCTGTATGTAGACAACGGCACCGCGAGCGTTACCCCGGCTATGCTGACCTATCTGCGCAACACCCTCGATGCCGGGCGGCCCGCGGGGATTGACCTGCGGGTGCTGGCCGCGCAGCCCATCGCGGTCAACGTGACCTTTTCCCTGCGGGGCACCCCCGCCGCGCTCGAGGCCGCCAAGAGCGCCGCACAAAGCTATATCAAAAACCTGGGCATCGGAGAAAAAGTCTCCCGGGAAAACCTCATCACTGCCCTTACCATCGCCCATCCCGACATACGCGAAGTGGATCTGACCGATCCCGCCGGGGACGAGATGATCCCGATGGGCTATCGTGCGGTATTAGGCACCCTGAGCGGAGCCCTGCAGTAG
- a CDS encoding phage baseplate assembly protein V: MLKGIHLAQVIAIHPGTAQDSPTDTAPYAATLSVLLSNLMMMGGTDEAPRFRVRMLTPGAGPSAGRYSLPRVGDWGLVAFTENDGESGFWLGSIPDDLRHAAPEELWRKDPYAEVWQHISDFYQITHGDGTQETVWPDGTLLKVTTRKDGAPGNPSLRAAKTPRKVRRKKAGGSGFESQRVDYPFQAEPPVDIVLKHSSGAEVRISADGSFFLSSPRGHTLRLFDDDEKGRDRDGHITTPGNAGADSAIVLEAAGGARIKLQENPVKIVIEAAQVELGEGASQGVARLGDTVEVTVPPGTFWVNQNVPNPVPVVLSGTIKSGSSKVKAK, from the coding sequence ATGCTCAAAGGTATCCACCTAGCCCAGGTCATCGCCATCCACCCCGGCACCGCCCAGGACTCCCCCACCGATACCGCCCCCTACGCGGCCACCCTCAGCGTGCTGCTCTCCAACCTGATGATGATGGGGGGGACCGATGAGGCCCCCCGCTTCCGGGTGCGGATGCTCACCCCAGGGGCGGGGCCTAGCGCGGGGCGCTATAGCCTCCCCCGGGTGGGGGATTGGGGCCTGGTGGCCTTCACCGAAAACGACGGGGAGTCGGGTTTCTGGCTAGGCTCGATCCCCGACGACTTACGCCACGCCGCCCCCGAGGAGCTTTGGCGCAAGGATCCCTACGCCGAGGTCTGGCAGCACATCAGCGACTTCTACCAGATCACCCACGGGGATGGCACCCAGGAGACGGTTTGGCCCGATGGCACGCTGCTCAAGGTGACCACCCGCAAGGACGGCGCCCCCGGAAACCCCAGCCTGCGCGCCGCCAAGACTCCCCGCAAGGTGCGCCGCAAGAAGGCGGGGGGCAGCGGGTTTGAGAGCCAGCGGGTGGATTATCCCTTTCAGGCCGAACCTCCGGTAGACATCGTGCTCAAGCACTCGAGCGGGGCTGAGGTCAGGATCAGCGCGGATGGCAGCTTCTTTCTTTCCAGCCCGCGCGGGCACACCCTGCGCCTATTCGACGACGACGAGAAAGGCCGCGACCGTGACGGCCATATCACCACCCCGGGCAACGCCGGAGCGGACAGCGCAATCGTGCTCGAGGCCGCGGGGGGAGCCCGCATCAAGCTGCAGGAAAACCCGGTCAAAATCGTGATCGAGGCGGCCCAGGTGGAACTCGGGGAAGGGGCCTCGCAGGGGGTAGCCCGCTTGGGGGATACGGTTGAGGTGACGGTGCCCCCAGGGACCTTTTGGGTCAACCAGAACGTCCCCAACCCGGTCCCGGTGGTGCTCAGCGGAACCATCAAGTCGGGCTCGAGCAAGGTCAAGGCTAAATAG
- a CDS encoding site-specific DNA-methyltransferase, translated as MEAQPYHLILGNALEVLPRLAANSVDCCITSPPYWGLRDYGTARWEGGDPECDHRPDSTPGRRGLASSTLAGGKSHTGHQQEGFAGVCPRCGAVRVDEQIGLEGTLEEYVSKLTAVFEEVRRVLKPQGTLWLNLGDSYGTGAGPQSAKSTLRGNGHIGSNNRYLLSLPQIAPRARPLPAKNLLGIPWRVAFALQDAGWILRQDIIWHKLNPLPESVTDRCTKAHEYIFLFAKEPRYYFDQRAIQEPASGQSPGNRHHRYTEAYRDGQEHHRTKGGLVDYAQRMRTLEPSEGKIFRNRRSVWSMVSQPFSGTHFAVMPLSLAEMMVLAGCPAGGVVLDPFSGAGTTGLAALKHGRRYLGIELNPRYLELSRERLTPIAEQPLLLAGD; from the coding sequence ATGGAGGCCCAACCCTATCACCTCATCCTCGGGAATGCGCTCGAGGTATTGCCCCGCCTTGCCGCGAACTCGGTGGACTGCTGCATTACCAGCCCCCCCTATTGGGGCTTGCGCGACTACGGTACCGCCCGCTGGGAGGGGGGCGACCCCGAGTGCGATCATCGGCCAGACAGCACCCCCGGGCGGCGCGGCCTGGCCAGCAGTACCCTGGCCGGGGGCAAGTCCCACACCGGCCATCAACAAGAAGGGTTTGCCGGGGTTTGCCCGCGCTGTGGGGCGGTGCGCGTGGATGAGCAGATCGGGCTCGAGGGCACCCTCGAGGAATACGTGAGCAAGCTGACCGCCGTGTTTGAGGAAGTGCGGCGGGTGCTGAAGCCGCAAGGAACCCTATGGCTCAACCTGGGAGATTCCTACGGCACCGGCGCTGGCCCCCAAAGCGCCAAAAGCACCCTGCGGGGCAACGGCCATATCGGCAGTAACAACCGCTATTTGCTTAGCCTGCCCCAGATTGCCCCCCGGGCGCGGCCATTGCCAGCCAAAAACCTGCTGGGCATTCCCTGGCGGGTGGCTTTTGCTCTGCAAGACGCGGGGTGGATTCTACGGCAGGATATCATCTGGCACAAACTCAATCCGCTACCCGAGAGCGTTACCGACCGCTGCACCAAAGCGCACGAGTACATTTTCCTCTTCGCCAAGGAGCCCCGCTATTACTTTGACCAGCGGGCTATACAAGAGCCCGCCAGCGGGCAATCCCCGGGGAACCGACACCACCGTTACACCGAGGCCTATCGGGATGGCCAGGAACACCATCGCACCAAAGGCGGGCTGGTGGACTATGCCCAGCGGATGCGCACCCTCGAGCCATCCGAGGGGAAGATCTTCCGCAACCGGCGCTCAGTGTGGAGTATGGTCTCCCAACCCTTTTCGGGTACCCATTTTGCGGTGATGCCGCTGAGCTTGGCCGAGATGATGGTGCTAGCTGGCTGTCCAGCGGGGGGCGTGGTGCTCGACCCCTTCAGTGGGGCAGGAACCACCGGACTGGCCGCGCTCAAGCATGGGAGGCGCTATCTGGGGATCGAACTCAATCCCCGCTACCTCGAGCTGAGCCGGGAGCGGCTCACCCCTATCGCAGAGCAGCCCCTCTTGCTAGCTGGGGACTAG
- a CDS encoding RNA-guided endonuclease TnpB family protein encodes MICYTLLMQTLTLRCTLKPTPEQAAALEATVRLFAEGCNHALRVAKEHGEFRRFKLHRLVYRDLRAMGLSANLAVQAIARVGKKKGSRAKFYQPTSCAFDQRTLSLRGEAVSLTTVAGRMLIPMKLGNYQRGMLKRAKSVQGGVLTKGPRGKWYIHLSLRVETPTLPPGGGRVVGVDLGQKALATLSTGVQFSGGSLKGKRLHYRAKRAEVRSKLDRPSERTRGVQRLWERLTGREARFVNHTLHTLTKRIVDSLDPGDTLAVEDLNGLRGRTTRRGKEARHLHHLWPYARFRSLLEYKAALRGVRVVAVDPRHTSQECPRCGHTARENRKSQALFRCTACGFQHNADWVAAHNIALRAGPQGIVAQRAGSMGMGRCKPARILRVSSLHRLLSESPRL; translated from the coding sequence ATGATATGTTATACTTTGCTTATGCAGACCCTTACCCTCCGCTGCACTCTCAAGCCCACCCCCGAACAGGCGGCGGCGCTGGAGGCCACGGTGCGGTTGTTTGCCGAGGGCTGCAACCACGCCCTGCGGGTGGCTAAGGAGCACGGGGAGTTCCGTAGGTTCAAGCTGCACCGCCTGGTCTACCGCGACCTCCGGGCGATGGGGCTCTCGGCTAACCTCGCGGTGCAGGCGATTGCCCGTGTGGGCAAAAAGAAAGGGAGCCGGGCCAAGTTCTACCAGCCCACCTCCTGCGCCTTCGACCAGCGCACCCTGTCCTTGCGGGGCGAGGCGGTCTCGCTGACCACCGTCGCGGGTCGGATGCTCATCCCGATGAAGCTGGGCAACTACCAGCGGGGGATGTTGAAGCGGGCCAAGAGTGTGCAGGGCGGGGTGCTGACCAAAGGGCCGAGGGGCAAGTGGTACATCCACCTCTCCCTCCGGGTGGAAACCCCCACCCTGCCCCCAGGTGGCGGGAGGGTGGTGGGTGTTGATTTGGGGCAGAAGGCCCTGGCCACCCTCTCCACCGGGGTGCAGTTTTCCGGAGGTTCCCTGAAGGGGAAACGTCTGCACTACCGGGCGAAGCGGGCCGAGGTCCGATCCAAGCTGGACCGCCCTTCCGAACGCACCAGAGGCGTACAGCGCCTCTGGGAACGGCTTACGGGAAGGGAAGCCCGTTTCGTGAACCACACCCTGCATACCCTGACCAAGCGGATTGTAGACAGCCTCGACCCCGGCGACACCCTCGCCGTCGAGGACCTGAACGGGTTGCGGGGGCGCACTACCCGGCGGGGCAAGGAAGCAAGACACCTGCACCACCTGTGGCCCTACGCCCGCTTCCGCTCCCTGCTGGAGTACAAGGCCGCGCTGAGGGGGGTGCGGGTGGTGGCGGTAGACCCCCGGCACACCAGCCAGGAGTGTCCCCGCTGCGGGCATACCGCCAGGGAGAACCGTAAAAGCCAGGCCCTTTTCCGCTGCACCGCTTGCGGTTTCCAGCACAACGCCGACTGGGTGGCCGCGCACAACATCGCCTTGCGTGCAGGGCCGCAGGGGATCGTCGCCCAAAGAGCAGGCTCGATGGGCATGGGCCGCTGTAAACCGGCCCGGATTCTGAGGGTGTCTTCTCTGCATCGTCTCCTCTCGGAAAGCCCCCGGCTTTAG
- a CDS encoding phage tail sheath subtilisin-like domain-containing protein, whose protein sequence is MASDFGFDLDGKEVVIPGAYARNTVDAFTRRRNPILRRLAILAPAFGGKPQAFTALSSPAQAAQLLKDGPGLDLADLAFKGGVGEILFYRINAAVAATASFGDLTVTARPEFAGLFGNNIRIRRDTPSDSNARLLTVEYPGDGLGAEVSPPLGPALEITYTGIGASPSVSVSTTAGQKTLSLTGDTPAENHSLPLGGVGAKTFAELAALINGFSGWTAKVLYEHDRYNPGDLPDGPLTLTANKTVLNLGVKAQAAWLAASRYVSGTAGTGSESNTDAGWVYLSGGSEGPAVTTTDYQAGFSALENQDVQAVVVGTTDPAVHAMGAAHADAMSHPKARKERVFFCGPALASTLSQSITDALSLSTALSSENAVVVPTPSLRRNPRSGILETLGPNFTAALVAGMWCGLKPNQSLTYAVAPVLGLGFEYKDEHIEALLKGGTTPLFYDLEDAAYRIAQGVTTTRERNNSMRRLLSGVGIRAYLNRGIRQATKKFVGTSGDATTVESILNAVKGFLQREADPNNREGVLTPGVDANGVPHAGFRNVQAVFDTASNLVGITFEAFTRGEIGYILASASLEPTKIVAS, encoded by the coding sequence ATGGCTTCTGATTTTGGTTTTGACCTGGACGGGAAAGAGGTGGTGATCCCCGGGGCCTACGCGCGCAACACGGTGGACGCCTTCACCCGGCGGCGCAACCCGATATTGCGCCGTTTGGCGATCCTCGCTCCCGCCTTTGGCGGTAAACCCCAGGCCTTTACCGCGCTTTCCAGCCCCGCTCAGGCCGCGCAACTGCTCAAGGACGGGCCGGGGCTGGATCTGGCTGATCTGGCGTTCAAAGGAGGGGTAGGCGAGATCCTCTTCTACCGGATCAACGCCGCGGTGGCAGCGACGGCGAGCTTTGGGGACCTCACCGTCACCGCCCGGCCCGAGTTTGCGGGGCTGTTTGGCAACAATATCCGCATCCGGCGCGATACCCCCAGCGACTCCAACGCGCGCCTGCTGACCGTGGAGTATCCCGGCGACGGCCTGGGGGCGGAGGTCAGCCCCCCGCTTGGCCCCGCACTCGAGATCACCTATACCGGCATCGGCGCTTCCCCTTCGGTTTCGGTTTCTACCACCGCCGGGCAGAAAACCCTCTCCCTTACCGGCGACACCCCCGCCGAGAACCACAGCCTTCCCCTGGGGGGGGTGGGGGCCAAAACCTTTGCCGAGCTGGCCGCCCTGATCAACGGTTTCTCCGGTTGGACCGCTAAGGTGCTGTACGAGCATGATCGCTACAACCCCGGCGACCTGCCGGATGGGCCGCTCACCCTTACCGCCAACAAAACGGTTCTCAACCTGGGGGTAAAAGCCCAGGCGGCCTGGCTGGCCGCGAGCCGTTACGTGAGCGGTACCGCGGGCACCGGCAGCGAAAGCAATACCGATGCGGGCTGGGTCTACCTCTCAGGGGGGAGCGAAGGTCCGGCGGTGACCACGACCGACTACCAGGCGGGTTTTTCCGCGCTCGAGAACCAGGACGTGCAGGCCGTGGTGGTAGGCACCACCGATCCCGCCGTACACGCCATGGGGGCTGCCCACGCCGACGCCATGAGCCATCCCAAAGCGCGCAAGGAGCGGGTGTTTTTCTGCGGCCCAGCCCTGGCTTCTACGCTCTCCCAAAGCATCACCGATGCTCTTTCCCTGTCCACCGCGCTCTCGAGCGAGAACGCCGTGGTGGTGCCCACCCCTTCCCTGCGCCGCAACCCCCGCAGCGGAATTCTCGAGACGCTAGGACCCAACTTTACCGCCGCGCTGGTAGCGGGGATGTGGTGCGGCCTCAAGCCCAACCAGAGCCTCACCTATGCCGTAGCGCCGGTGCTGGGGCTGGGCTTCGAGTACAAGGATGAGCACATTGAGGCTTTGCTCAAGGGCGGGACCACCCCCCTGTTTTACGACCTCGAGGACGCCGCGTACCGCATCGCCCAGGGGGTCACCACCACCCGCGAGCGCAACAACAGTATGCGCCGCCTGCTCTCGGGCGTGGGCATCCGGGCCTACCTGAACCGGGGGATCCGCCAGGCCACCAAGAAGTTCGTGGGCACCTCCGGCGATGCCACCACCGTGGAGAGCATCCTGAACGCGGTCAAGGGCTTCTTGCAGCGCGAGGCGGACCCCAATAACCGCGAGGGGGTACTCACCCCTGGGGTAGACGCCAACGGGGTACCCCACGCCGGATTCCGCAATGTGCAGGCCGTTTTCGACACCGCATCCAACCTCGTGGGCATCACCTTTGAGGCGTTTACTCGGGGCGAGATCGGCTACATTCTGGCCAGCGCGTCGCTCGAGCCGACCAAAATTGTTGCTAGCTAA